The sequence below is a genomic window from Thermococcus sp..
CATCGACAAAGCTCGTAACGGCTCCGCTTCCCTTGAGGATTGGAACGGCCTTTTCTCCCTCTATCTTAACGGGAAGGAACTGCCTCCTTCCCTTAACCGAGAACACCTTGTGGGCGAGCTTCTTCTTTACTTTCCTGACCTCGCTTTCCCGTCCGATGAGCCTCCTGAGGAGCGGTGCGACGAGCAGGGTAAAGTTCGTGAGACAGCTCGTTGGATACCCGGGCAGGCCGAAAACGGGCTTTCCGTTTATCAGTCCTATTATCGTCGGCTTTCCGGGCT
It includes:
- a CDS encoding molybdopterin-binding protein, which codes for EKGIECCDIVILSGGASGGIRDLTSSIIEELGEVKIHGIAIQPGKPTIIGLINGKPVFGLPGYPTSCLTNFTLLVAPLLRRLIGRESEVRKVKKKLAHKVFSVKGRRQFLPVKIEGEKAVPILKGSGAVTSFVDADGFIEVPENVEILEAGEEVEVTFFG